Proteins encoded together in one Anopheles darlingi chromosome 3, idAnoDarlMG_H_01, whole genome shotgun sequence window:
- the LOC125957599 gene encoding uncharacterized protein LOC125957599, with protein sequence MSDATAAAPAVPSEAVKPMAKVTMSESSTNTDSSSSGNTTETMTMEVSSTSSSSAAEVVRTIETVETATMTDEVEQQSQPQPQPQPEQRKESESTTALPAPSSSGNSSSSSTDAGQEPVEAEEEPDTLSPLMTDNHTFLQHQELMREVPSMISSGSSSSNNSDREELQGGGSSSSNSSSPQHCHRRHYHHDEADGEEAHDYGIYDDDEDEADDDGEDDDDDELDDEDEMFMRDQEDETETRNMKHSETKESISSIDSDVSLSYDRRSVSAGDATSQQQQQQQKQQQSEDTGSAGSSSDDAAKDSGCEIVAKPSPTSGTGDRNAADEEGGQELEELEDGESAEEAAFEQPDDEMCEKIVEQVEFYFSNENILKDAFLLKHVRRNKEGFVSLKLVSSFKRVRQLTKDWRVVGYAIKRRSVKIEVNDLGTKIRRLEALPEHDETTPSRTVVATGLPYDKYTVEKVSELFSKCGEISLIRVLRPGGPIPADVRQFINKHPELQQNECALVEFTESASARRAQSMTEFVVLELVAPKKKTGKKAANVTKFVESYKFAAGHDIERSRGGEGFDRFRMRRGSGFYPKPDMMVGGATIYQPPQYHHHHHHAQPLLPMMQPNTITMMESNPAAQLQQYMPHSPQPRKYSFGAETFECFQQQQQQQQQQQRRSSAYSLGSDASRKFSSCSEGYSSCGEMSRRTSACSSAATDSLSRRTSNCSEAPSRRTSNCSDICSCNARRISQCSSDLMFRRMSQCSNDHGTVATRKYSVGSNYDRKYANSPELLQQQQQQQQQQQQGQQGHLLQRRISMDSNGGFDRKYSVGSITGYHTDSPNISPRKYSSGFDPLRKLSSGSDQYYNGRRISTDSGYDRRISIGSECGSAPRSRAGSVLCSQHGTPGGTIVPGTGETVIRTPIGPDGGKGFGTRTRRVGQIVPPA encoded by the coding sequence atGTCtgatgctacagcagcagcaccagcagtgccTAGTGAAGCGGTAAAACCAATGGCGAAGGTAACAATGAGCGAGAGCAGCACTAATAccgacagtagcagcagcggcaataCAACggaaacgatgacgatggaggtatcatcgaccagcagcagctccgcgGCGGAGGTCGTGAGAACGATCGAAACGGTGGAAACGGCCACGATGACTGATGAAGTcgagcagcagtcgcagccgcagccgcagccacaaCCGGAGCAACGgaaagaaagtgaaagtaCCACAGCGCTGCCAGcgccaagcagcagcggcaacagcagcagcagcagcacagatgCTGGCCAGGAACCGGTGGAAGCCGAGGAGGAACCGGACACGCTGTCCCCGCTGATGACGGACAATCACACGTTCCTGCAGCACCAGGAGTTAATGCGTGAGGTGCCGTCGATGATcagtagcggtagcagcagcagcaacaacagtgatCGAGAGGAGCTAcagggtggtggtagcagcagtagcaatagcagcagcccCCAGcactgccaccgtcgccattaCCATCACGATGAGGCCGACGGGGAGGAAGCGCACGATTACGGTatctacgatgatgatgaggacgaagccgatgatgacggtgaggatgatgatgatgatgagctggacgatgaggatgagatgTTTATGCGCGATCAAGAGGACGAAACCGAGACCCGCAACATGAAACACTCGGAGACGAAGGAATCGATCAGCTCCATCGACAGCGACGTTTCGTTGTCGTACGATCGACGAAGTGTTAGTGCTGGTGATGCCacgagtcagcagcagcaacagcagcagaagcagcagcaatccgagGACACTGGCAGTGCCGGCAGCTCATCGGATGATGCGGCCAAGGATTCGGGATGCGAGATTGTCGCCAAACCGTCGCCAACCAGTGGTACCGGTGATCGCAACGCAGCCGATGAGGAAGGTGGTCAGGAACTGGAGGAACTGGAAGATGGGGAATCGGCAGAGGAGGCCGCCTTCGAGCAGCCGGACGATGAGATGTGCGAGAAGATCGTGGAGCAGGTGGAGTTCTACTTCTCCAACGAGAACATCCTGAAGGATGCGTTCCTGTTGAAGCACGTGCGCCGCAACAAGGAAGGGTTCGTGAGCCTGAAGCTAGTGTCCAGCTTCAAGCGGGTCCGGCAGCTGACGAAAGATTGGCGTGTGGTCGGATATGCGATCAAGCGCCGTAGCGTGAAGATCGAGGTGAATGATCTCGGTACGAAGATCCGCCGATTGGAAGCATTACCGGAGCACGATGAGACGACACCATCGCGCACGGTCGTAGCGACCGGCCTCCCGTACGATAAGTATACCGTCGAGAAGGTATCCGAGCTGTTCTCCAAGTGTGGCGAGATTTCGCTGATCCGTGTGTTGCGCCCGGGTGGCCCAATACCGGCCGATGTACGCCAGTTCATCAACAAGCATCCGGAGTTGCAGCAGAACGAGTGCGCCCTGGTGGAGTTCACCGAGTCGGCCTCGGCACGCCGGGCACAATCGATGACGGAGTTTGTGGTGCTCGAGCTGGTcgcaccgaagaagaagaccggTAAGAAGGCGGCCAATGTGACCAAGTTCGTGGAGAGCTACAAGTTTGCCGCCGGGCACGATATCGAGCGTAGCCGCGGTGGTGAAGGATTCGATCGGTTCCGGATGCGCCGTGGTTCCGGGTTCTACCCGAAGCCGGACATGATGGTGGGTGGGGCTACGATCTATCAACCGCCccagtaccatcatcatcatcaccatgcgcaaccgttgctgccgatgatgcaaccgaacacgatcacgatgatggaGTCGAATCCAGCGGCGCAGCTCCAGCAGTACATGCCACACTCGCCCCAGCCTCGCAAGTACTCCTTCGGGGCCGAAACTTTCGAatgcttccagcagcagcagcagcagcaacaacagcagcaacgccgcTCGAGTGCGTACTCGCTCGGTTCGGATGCTTCGCGAAAATTCTCGAGCTGCTCCGAGGGTTACTCAAGCTGCGGTGAGATGTCCCGGCGTACGTCGGCCTGCTCATCGGCCGCTACGGATTCGCTGTCGCGGCGAACCTCGAACTGTTCCGAGGCACCGTCACGGCGTACATCGAACTGTTCGGACATTTGCTCGTGCAATGCACGCCGCATCTCGCAGTGCTCGAGCGATCTGATGTTCCGCCGGATGTCCCAGTGCTCGAACGATCACGGTACGGTGGCCACTCGCAAGTATTCGGTCGGTTCGAACTACGATCGTAAGTACGCCAACTCTCCGGAACtacttcagcagcaacagcaacagcagcagcagcaacaacagggaCAACAGGGACATCTTCTGCAGCGTCGCATCTCGATGGACTCGAATGGTGGGTTCGATCGGAAGTACTCCGTCGGTTCGATCACGGGCTACCACACGGACAGTCCCAACATTTCACCGCGCAAATACTCGTCCGGATTCGATCCGTTGCGCAAGCTGTCGAGCGGTTCCGATCAGTACTACAACGGGCGCCGCATTTCGACCGACTCGGGGTACGATCGACGGATCTCGATCGGTTCGGAGTGCGGTTCGGCACCGCGTTCCCGTGCCGGGAGTGTGCTTTGCAGTCAGCACGGTACACCCGGTGGTACGATAGTGCCCGGAACCGGTGAAACCGTCATTCGGACACCGATCGGTCCGGACGGTGGCAAAGGGTTCGGTACGCGCACCCGGCGCGTCGGACAGATAGTGCCGCCAGCTTAA